From a single Stackebrandtia endophytica genomic region:
- a CDS encoding sensor histidine kinase translates to MTGETADRPGPEPDVWERQWFAWHGLFAVLLVVTVFLMIAHLDPARPGFWIAVGSLIALAAGYSCLGFRAVSRDDQRLGRRYLILAVPLTVAPFAVNPIGAIMLFVLYPHIWMLLPQRQAIVATAVTVVATGIAAVAAAGFDTMAVVAVLAISVAALAFAATLGLWITRIAEQSRRRADLVVQLANTRAELAEAERRAGAVAERERLARDIHDTLAQGFAAVAMLVDSAESDLDTDQARARRHLSRAGEIARENLDEARILVHALTPTQLREGSLSDVLRRMMKRRDEDSSATFGFVVTGDLRPLSAAQEIAVLRLVQEATVNARAHAHAATVTVHIGFTDDEAIVEICDDGRGFDPGDTGGGYGLAGMRRRVVETGGRFTVDSAIGEGTTVTGRWPG, encoded by the coding sequence GTGACTGGTGAGACGGCTGATCGGCCCGGACCCGAACCCGATGTCTGGGAGCGACAGTGGTTCGCCTGGCATGGTCTCTTCGCGGTCCTGCTGGTCGTCACGGTGTTTCTGATGATCGCCCACCTCGATCCGGCGAGGCCGGGTTTCTGGATCGCCGTCGGTTCCCTGATCGCGTTGGCGGCCGGGTACTCATGCCTCGGATTCCGCGCCGTCAGCCGCGACGATCAACGCCTCGGACGGCGGTACCTGATCCTGGCGGTGCCGTTGACCGTCGCGCCGTTCGCCGTCAACCCGATCGGCGCGATCATGCTGTTCGTGCTCTACCCGCATATCTGGATGCTGCTCCCACAGCGGCAGGCCATCGTCGCCACCGCGGTCACCGTGGTGGCGACCGGGATCGCGGCCGTTGCGGCGGCGGGATTCGACACCATGGCGGTCGTCGCCGTACTCGCGATCAGTGTCGCGGCGTTGGCGTTCGCGGCCACCCTCGGATTGTGGATCACTCGGATCGCCGAACAGAGCCGCCGACGTGCCGACCTGGTTGTTCAACTGGCGAACACCCGGGCCGAGTTGGCCGAGGCCGAAAGGCGGGCGGGAGCCGTGGCCGAACGGGAACGGTTGGCCAGGGACATTCACGACACCCTGGCCCAGGGATTCGCGGCGGTGGCCATGCTGGTCGACTCCGCCGAGTCGGATCTCGACACCGACCAGGCCCGCGCCCGGCGTCATCTCAGCCGAGCTGGCGAGATCGCGCGGGAGAACCTTGACGAGGCCCGAATCCTGGTTCACGCGTTGACCCCGACCCAGTTGCGTGAAGGCTCGTTGTCGGATGTGTTGCGGCGCATGATGAAGCGACGTGACGAGGATTCCTCGGCCACCTTCGGTTTCGTGGTGACCGGTGACCTGCGGCCACTGTCTGCGGCACAGGAGATCGCCGTGCTGCGGTTGGTGCAGGAGGCGACCGTCAACGCCCGCGCCCACGCGCACGCCGCAACCGTGACCGTCCACATAGGCTTTACCGATGATGAAGCCATTGTGGAGATCTGTGACGACGGTCGGGGATTCGACCCCGGCGATACCGGCGGCGGGTACGGCCTGGCCGGGATGCGTCGCCGGGTCGTCGAGACCGGTGGGCGGTTCACCGTCGATTCGGCGATCGGTGAGGGGACGACCGTCACCGGGAGGTGGCCCGGATGA
- a CDS encoding response regulator — protein sequence MPVSVLLVDDHPVVRAGLRAVLESAADVTVIGEAATGEEAVTLSARLRPDVVLCDLRLGAGIDGVATTAALRAENPAPAVLILTTFDRDAQLLGAIEAGAAGYLLKDVPPEQIIEAIRAASRGELVLAPELATRVVSSIRNRVPRLTDREIDVLRHLATGVSNKEIARALVVTEATVKSHLVHIFTKLGVDSRARAIHVARETGLI from the coding sequence ATGCCGGTATCGGTTCTGCTCGTCGATGACCATCCCGTGGTCCGTGCCGGTCTGCGCGCGGTATTGGAGTCCGCCGCCGACGTGACCGTGATCGGTGAGGCCGCCACCGGGGAGGAGGCGGTGACCTTGAGCGCTCGGCTGCGACCCGACGTGGTGTTGTGCGACCTGCGGTTGGGCGCGGGTATCGACGGCGTCGCCACGACCGCCGCGCTGCGCGCCGAGAACCCGGCGCCCGCGGTGCTGATCCTGACCACCTTCGACCGGGACGCCCAGCTGTTGGGGGCGATCGAGGCCGGTGCGGCCGGCTACCTCCTGAAGGACGTGCCGCCCGAACAGATCATCGAGGCGATCCGCGCCGCCTCCCGGGGAGAGTTGGTGCTGGCCCCGGAACTGGCGACCAGGGTGGTCAGCAGCATCCGCAACCGGGTGCCCCGATTGACCGACCGGGAGATAGACGTGTTGCGACACCTGGCAACCGGAGTCTCCAATAAGGAGATAGCCCGCGCCCTGGTCGTCACCGAGGCCACCGTGAAGAGCCACCTGGTGCACATCTTCACCAAGCTCGGTGTGGACAGTAGGGCGCGGGCCATTCACGTGGCGCGCGAGACCGGGCTGATCTGA